Proteins co-encoded in one Aethina tumida isolate Nest 87 chromosome 7, icAetTumi1.1, whole genome shotgun sequence genomic window:
- the LOC109608958 gene encoding ras association domain-containing protein 10, with translation MMWLESGKVHNLDDSDDSDSVSSGEEIPIWVRGEQRFVSGISEETTCQDVIHVLLQDEEIRGRPIAAPDQYHITERWRGVEQPLDPFSHILDIWNAWGTAQTEVKISLRRIKNDGRSRRPRCKSDCSQWSDKSAWKTIHPKRLHQMQNEKQPSSTEELLKLVLAQGEVIKRQLRKLRHSEHQIGCLEDKTHRARIRKHGSNYLLETYLKSLSEAVEPDAETLGVDKNSDSGVMTEGDSEQSNPNNKTTRTAEDFGRLSPTSEDFNKELKDDDTSSTVSEATVREQVELLEKIAKLNKRLLREEERLVRLDANLRKYDKNKPNENEEITKTLCKIRTDMTKSACEMQHNEIVLEETMDMLEKRRNFLDNLYSDLLHEDQEYEMLQALLYSSTPQKSNKDCAPRNLYHTKELLDTLV, from the exons ATGATGTGGTTGGAGAGCGGCAAAGTCCACAACCTGGACGACTCAGATGACAGCGACAGCGTGAGCAGCGGCGAAGAAATACCGATTTGGGTGCGAGGCGAGCAGCGATTCGTCTCTGGAATATCCGAGGAAACCACCTGCCAGGACGTCATACACGTTCTGTTGCAGGACGAAGAAATACGA GGAAGACCAATTGCAGCTCCAGACCAATACCACATAACAGAAAGATGGCGAGGGGTGGAACAACCACTAGACCCATTTTCTCACATTCTAGATATTTGGAACGCATGGGGAACAGCTCAAACAGag gtaaaaatatcattgagaagaataaaaaatgatggaaGAAGTCGAAGGCCACGATGTAAATCTGACTGCAGTCAATGGTCCGATAAGAGTGCGTGGAAAACGATTCACCCGAAACGTTTGCATCAGATGCAAAACGAAAAACAACCCTCCAGTACCGAAGAACTTCTCAAACTAGTCCTAGCTCAAGGTGAAGTTATTAAAAGACAACTGAGAAAATTAAG gcaTAGTGAACACCAGATTGGGTGCCTGGAAGATAAAACCCATAGGGCTAGAATACGTAAGCACggtagtaattatttattggaaaCATATTTGAAGAGTTTATCGGAGGCCGTGGAACCAGATGCCGAGACCTTGGGCGTGGACAAGAATAGCGACAGCGGAGTCATGACTGAAGGAGACAGTGAACAGTCCAATCCAAACAACAAAACCACAAGAACCGCTGAG gaCTTCGGAAGACTGTCGCCAACCTCAGAAGACTTCAACAAAGAATTAAAAGACGACGACACCAGTTCAACTGTAAGCGAAGCTACAGTCCGAGAACAGGTGGAGCTTCTGGAGAAGATCGCGAAGCTGAACAAAAGGTTGTTACGAGAGGAGGAGCGTCTGGTTCGTTTGGACGCTAATCTGAGGAAGTACGACAAAAACAAACCTAATGAGAATGAAGAAATAACGAAAACGTTGTGTAAAATTCGAACGGACATGACGAAAAGTGCCTGCGAGATGCAACACAACGAAATCGTTTTGGAGGAAACTATGGACATGTTAGAGAAGAGGCGGaattttttagacaatttgTACAGTGATCTTCTGCACGAGGATCAGGAATATGAGATGCTGCAAGCGTTGTTATATAGTAGCACGCCTCAGAAGTCTAATAAGGACTGTGCCCCTAGAAATTTATATCATACCAAAGAATTGCTGGATACCCTAGTTTAA
- the LOC109608936 gene encoding uncharacterized protein LOC109608936, protein MDYVAAKLITILCTFIFLTSICKLPQCLAQDFGTRIAFPDEFESIKAHLQKTDKDVSRIVYPDEYERLMKESAPPQTTPKTKVRIDQRSLFTIHNCNRNYARDDKGECVKTF, encoded by the exons ATGGACTATGTAGCGGCAAAATTGATCACTATATTATGTAccttcatatttttaacaagtatATGCAAATTGCCGCAATGTTTGGCACAAGATTTTGGTACCAGAATTGCATTTCCGGATGAATTTGAGAGTATTAAGGCTCATTTACAAAAAACAG ATAAAGACGTTTCCAGAATTGTGTATCCGGATGAGTATGAAAGATTGATGAAGGAGAGTGCACCACCAc aaacaACTCCTAAAACCAAAGTAAGAATCGATCAAAGGTCTTTATTTACCATACATAATTGTAATAGAAATTATGCTAGAGACGATAAAGGTGAATGcgtgaaaacattttaa